The sequence below is a genomic window from Acidimicrobiales bacterium.
CGTCCAGGGCGAGGTCATCACCGGCGTCGACGGTCATCCGGCCGCCCTCTCCCAGGAGGTCGTCGACCGCATCAAGACGCACGAGCCAGGCGAGTCCATCCGCCTCGACGTCACGGGCGTCAAAGGCGAGACCCGCGTCGAGCAGGTCGTCCTCGGCCGCCGTCCCGACGGGGGCGAGGGCTACCTCGGGGTGGTGCTCAACACCAAGGAGCAGAAGTTCGACTTCCCCTTCGACGTCGCCATCGACTCGGGCACGATCGGCGGGCCGTCGGCCGGTCTGGCGTTCACCCTCGGGGTGCTCGACACGCTCACGGCGGGGGAGCTCACCGGCGGCAAGAAGGTGGCGGCAACGGGAACCATCGAGATCGACGGCCACGTGGGCGACGTCGGGGGAGTGGTCCAGAAGACGGCGGCCGTGCGAGCGGCGGGCGCAAGCGTGTTCCTGGTGCCTCCCGGCGAGTACGAGGACGCGATCGCCCACGCCGGGCCGAAGCTCGAGGTCGTGAAGGTCACCAGCCTCGACGAGGCGCTCGCCGCCATGGCCCGACTGG
It includes:
- a CDS encoding PDZ domain-containing protein, with product MVVPAPPGWDTSTEASNWRWLRWAAPAFIVSLLLLGSMQVSLPYYALAPGDARQVNDLIRVPKERSFPPRGKVLLSTVSLSRVNALEAFFGWLDSDVDVLPEDQILGTTPRNKFTQQNIQEMDTSKQLASVVALRRLGYAVPEQGKGALVVQVEKGAPASGRLVQGEVITGVDGHPAALSQEVVDRIKTHEPGESIRLDVTGVKGETRVEQVVLGRRPDGGEGYLGVVLNTKEQKFDFPFDVAIDSGTIGGPSAGLAFTLGVLDTLTAGELTGGKKVAATGTIEIDGHVGDVGGVVQKTAAVRAAGASVFLVPPGEYEDAIAHAGPKLEVVKVTSLDEALAAMARLGGDVSALGSTPSGTSG